The following are encoded in a window of Deltaproteobacteria bacterium genomic DNA:
- the lpxK gene encoding tetraacyldisaccharide 4'-kinase has protein sequence MTFGKWDLLEGVVNTKGYRHLECCLSSMSYLYSLVVRARNWCYDHRLITSRNVELPVISVGNVTVGGNGKSPFTAYLVQELTQRGLMSVILSRGYGGFAIGPHIVSERDSVSEVGDEALMHLSHLGSRARIVISKKRVAGAKLIKSQALGDVILLDDGFQHRRLERNLDLLLIDVGDKNVVEEFENPKLLPRGRFRENPDSAFRRCHAIVFVQKALKFDRERQSETANWVNVDRLLSSTQISWPSIPIFRFALYPARFVKVSTGEEFPLESFRNKTVGAMAAIAKPEGFFSLLDNLGLVVQNAFAKPDHAVFSLDEWKTFSRNNSTIVTTAKDTPKLKPFLQAGDELYELILDGEFLSIDEKARFLALIDETVKGALGN, from the coding sequence GTGACTTTTGGTAAATGGGATTTGTTGGAAGGGGTTGTAAATACTAAAGGATATCGGCATTTAGAATGCTGTCTCAGCTCCATGTCGTATCTGTACTCATTGGTCGTTCGTGCTAGGAATTGGTGTTACGATCACAGGCTCATTACTTCACGTAACGTCGAACTACCTGTTATTAGCGTTGGCAATGTCACAGTCGGAGGCAATGGAAAAAGTCCGTTCACTGCCTATCTCGTGCAGGAGCTAACGCAGCGCGGGCTTATGTCAGTCATCTTAAGTCGCGGCTATGGTGGCTTTGCAATTGGACCGCACATTGTGTCTGAGCGCGATTCTGTTAGTGAGGTTGGAGACGAGGCTTTGATGCATTTGTCGCATCTCGGCTCTCGGGCTAGAATTGTCATTTCAAAAAAGCGCGTAGCGGGAGCCAAATTAATTAAGAGCCAGGCTTTGGGAGATGTTATCTTGCTAGACGATGGTTTCCAGCATCGTCGCCTAGAGAGGAACTTAGACCTATTGCTAATAGACGTCGGCGACAAAAATGTCGTCGAGGAGTTTGAGAATCCAAAATTGTTGCCTAGAGGTAGATTTAGGGAAAACCCCGACAGTGCGTTTAGGCGCTGCCACGCAATAGTATTTGTTCAAAAAGCACTTAAATTCGACCGAGAACGTCAAAGCGAAACTGCTAATTGGGTGAACGTCGATCGCTTGCTCTCATCGACACAAATCTCTTGGCCAAGTATTCCTATATTTCGCTTTGCGTTGTATCCGGCCCGTTTTGTAAAGGTTTCTACTGGCGAGGAGTTCCCACTTGAGAGTTTTAGGAATAAGACCGTAGGTGCAATGGCAGCCATTGCTAAGCCAGAGGGCTTTTTTTCTCTTCTAGATAACCTAGGCCTAGTAGTGCAAAATGCCTTTGCGAAGCCCGATCATGCTGTTTTTTCGCTGGATGAATGGAAGACCTTTTCACGCAACAATTCCACGATCGTAACAACTGCCAAAGATACCCCCAAACTTAAACCCTTTCTCCAAGCCGGTGATGAACTCTACGAGCTAATACTAGATGGGGAGTTTTTAAGCATAGATGAAAAAGCGCGCTTTCTTGCCCTAATAGACGAGACTGTCAAGGGAGCTTTGGGTAACTAA
- a CDS encoding U32 family peptidase C-terminal domain-containing protein has protein sequence MEANSSNKNNSFELVMPAGDMSKLKFAYAYGADAAYAGVPIYSLRARENGFRKESLKEAILLAKRLGKKLFLTMNIFPHNSKIAGFLDLFCEMSELEPDAFIMSDAGLIKQALKLRPNAKIHVSTQANITNWAAAEFWRDCGAKRLILSRELSLKEIAEIRDRVPGIELEAFVHGAICIAYSGRCLISNYLNHRDANQGTCTNSCRWEYKLSHEKKSLCEGETTRPGSEAAYEQLCDSYYVTEPNHREKRFEMDEDEHGTYLMNSKDLCAIELLGALADAGVTSFKVEGRTKSVYYVAIISQAYRRAIDDMAAGRAFDKDNLLEVMSTANRTLMTGFYLKRPNEYGENFEDGLSLPLSHKFAGHVQSYDPASGIAWVNFKNKIAVGSQIEWITPKKRLTETVRTLVNKKNGSLTSELHGGVFGGLPCPFVADDTTLLRVPISVEACASTDSQKSH, from the coding sequence ATGGAAGCGAATAGCAGTAATAAGAACAACTCGTTTGAATTGGTGATGCCGGCAGGCGACATGAGCAAACTCAAATTTGCCTATGCCTATGGAGCAGATGCAGCCTATGCGGGCGTCCCTATCTATTCGCTTCGAGCGCGGGAGAATGGGTTTCGAAAAGAATCTCTAAAAGAAGCAATTTTGTTGGCAAAGCGTTTGGGCAAGAAGTTGTTTCTAACCATGAATATTTTCCCGCACAACAGCAAGATTGCTGGGTTTTTAGATTTATTTTGCGAAATGTCTGAGTTAGAACCAGACGCCTTTATTATGAGCGATGCGGGTCTTATTAAACAAGCGCTAAAACTTAGGCCAAATGCAAAAATTCACGTCTCTACCCAGGCTAATATTACAAACTGGGCGGCTGCTGAATTTTGGCGAGACTGTGGTGCTAAGCGGCTAATTTTATCGCGAGAACTCTCGCTAAAAGAAATTGCAGAAATTAGAGATAGGGTTCCGGGGATTGAATTAGAAGCTTTTGTGCATGGAGCCATTTGCATAGCTTATTCAGGTCGTTGCTTGATTTCAAATTACCTAAATCACCGCGATGCCAATCAAGGCACTTGTACGAACTCCTGCCGGTGGGAGTATAAACTTAGCCACGAGAAGAAAAGTTTATGCGAGGGCGAAACTACTCGGCCAGGAAGCGAAGCAGCCTACGAACAACTCTGCGACAGTTACTACGTGACGGAGCCCAATCACCGCGAGAAGCGCTTTGAGATGGACGAGGATGAGCATGGCACTTACCTCATGAATTCTAAGGATTTGTGCGCAATAGAACTCTTAGGCGCGCTAGCAGACGCAGGAGTTACGAGTTTTAAGGTAGAGGGAAGAACTAAGTCAGTGTATTATGTGGCCATCATTTCTCAGGCGTATCGGCGTGCTATAGACGATATGGCAGCGGGGCGTGCATTTGACAAAGACAATCTGCTCGAAGTTATGTCGACGGCCAATCGCACTTTAATGACGGGCTTTTACCTTAAACGCCCAAATGAGTATGGCGAAAATTTTGAGGATGGTTTGTCTCTTCCCTTAAGTCACAAGTTTGCCGGCCATGTTCAAAGCTACGATCCGGCGAGCGGAATAGCATGGGTAAATTTTAAGAACAAAATTGCCGTTGGCTCACAGATCGAATGGATTACACCTAAAAAGCGCCTTACTGAGACCGTAAGAACTTTGGTAAACAAAAAAAACGGTTCTCTAACGAGCGAGCTACACGGCGGCGTTTTTGGAGGTCTCCCCTGCCCTTTCGTCGCAGACGATACTACGTTATTGAGAGTCCCCATCTCAGTGGAAGCATGCGCCAGTACGGACTCCCAGAAGTCGCATTAG
- a CDS encoding DUF502 domain-containing protein: MKDENVSEVSKKKTSDHHIQRYIITGALTLIPLWITWLFFHLIFQTLSDIGLPWVKALSHVIEPTFPNSAEWLVSPLFQSSLAVLLTLLVLYILGWIASRVIGKRIWGMIDSIMERIPFAHKIYGATKKLLALLQTPPGGEKINHVVLINFPSERMKTVGILTRLLKDEVTGESLAAVYVPTTPNPTSGYLEILPLADVVPTNWNMEEAMTFIISGGAVAPESITYSRPAVSE; encoded by the coding sequence ATGAAAGACGAAAACGTCTCGGAGGTAAGCAAGAAAAAAACCTCAGACCACCACATTCAGAGATACATAATCACGGGAGCTCTAACGCTTATCCCGCTGTGGATAACCTGGCTTTTTTTTCACCTCATATTCCAAACATTGTCCGATATCGGACTTCCTTGGGTAAAGGCATTGTCTCATGTGATTGAGCCGACATTTCCAAATAGTGCAGAATGGCTAGTCTCTCCACTCTTTCAGTCCTCCCTCGCGGTACTCCTCACTCTCCTGGTCTTATATATTTTAGGCTGGATCGCGTCGAGGGTGATAGGAAAGCGCATTTGGGGCATGATTGACTCTATAATGGAGCGCATACCGTTTGCACATAAGATCTATGGGGCTACTAAAAAGCTTCTCGCGCTTTTGCAGACTCCGCCTGGAGGAGAAAAGATTAACCACGTAGTGCTCATTAATTTCCCATCGGAAAGGATGAAAACCGTCGGCATTTTGACAAGACTATTAAAGGACGAAGTGACAGGTGAAAGCTTGGCAGCGGTTTATGTGCCGACAACTCCAAACCCTACCTCTGGATATCTCGAAATACTGCCTTTAGCAGATGTGGTTCCGACAAATTGGAACATGGAGGAAGCCATGACTTTTATTATTTCAGGAGGTGCGGTGGCTCCTGAAAGCATCACGTATAGCCGTCCCGCCGTTTCGGAATAA
- a CDS encoding cation transporter: MQKKQIAINISLVVSILMLIGKTSAYFLTGSAAILSDASESVVHIFVTCVSLLSIRFADKPADARHPYGHGRIVLFSIGIEGLLVFCTAIFILVNGIDALINGSHLQKLDSGLLLIFVLTIINLALGVFLVRVGKKENSPALVANGKHVLADMMTSAVVIVGLTAVWLTGFSILDPIVALMAGTYVLFAGASILREAANLSMDEASTEDTERINLTLDALVKNHTISEYHQLRHRRINNEYWIEVHVLVPKDITISDAHERASLVERQLEQLFPTYRVCVTSHIEPEDHCRIHPEGHRVDPLSNDKK; encoded by the coding sequence ATGCAAAAAAAACAGATTGCCATCAATATTTCTCTTGTTGTGTCGATATTGATGCTAATTGGGAAAACCAGTGCCTATTTTCTAACGGGTAGCGCCGCTATACTGTCGGATGCCTCTGAGTCGGTTGTTCACATATTTGTAACTTGCGTGTCTCTACTCAGCATACGATTTGCCGATAAACCAGCTGATGCGAGGCATCCATATGGACATGGCAGAATTGTCCTCTTCTCTATTGGCATAGAGGGGTTATTGGTTTTTTGTACTGCTATCTTTATTTTAGTAAATGGCATAGATGCCCTTATCAACGGCTCTCATCTGCAAAAACTCGATAGCGGCTTGCTATTAATCTTTGTTTTAACAATTATAAACCTGGCGCTAGGCGTCTTTCTAGTGCGCGTTGGAAAGAAAGAAAACTCGCCCGCACTAGTGGCAAACGGCAAGCATGTTCTGGCTGATATGATGACTAGCGCAGTGGTAATTGTTGGTCTTACTGCGGTATGGCTAACGGGGTTTAGCATCCTAGATCCGATTGTGGCGCTTATGGCGGGAACTTACGTCTTGTTTGCTGGAGCTTCTATACTTCGCGAAGCTGCAAATTTAAGCATGGACGAGGCTTCCACCGAGGATACCGAACGCATTAATTTAACGCTGGATGCTCTAGTTAAAAACCACACAATTAGCGAGTATCATCAGCTCAGACATAGGAGGATAAACAACGAATACTGGATTGAGGTTCACGTCCTAGTTCCAAAAGACATAACTATCTCCGATGCCCATGAGCGTGCGAGCTTAGTAGAACGGCAGCTAGAGCAACTATTTCCCACTTATAGAGTTTGTGTTACATCACATATAGAACCTGAGGATCACTGCCGCATTCACCCCGAAGGACACCGCGTTGATCCTCTTAGTAATGACAAAAAGTAA
- the sppA gene encoding signal peptide peptidase SppA → MNILKKIVSLIVWSCAALFSLLMLMMLVSIVMMASGVLDKDELKKVVSDKAVGVVAIEGEILSSKKFRKSIEERVADEKIKAIVVRIDSPGGAVGASEEIYRAILKAREKKPVVCSLGNIAASGGLYAAVGCEKIITNESTLSGSIGVVLMIPNFSDVMKDLGIGMTVIKSGKYKDSGSPFRAVSPDDAKVLQSTVDEAYEQFVAVVAKARNLSVKEVEKFADGRIILGQTAVELKLADSIGSLNDAAKIALELSGGEGEPEIIMPEAKKGLRALLDDLAKSKLWFLLNSLDGVHLLYRAFI, encoded by the coding sequence ATGAATATACTCAAGAAAATAGTTTCTCTCATCGTTTGGAGCTGCGCTGCGCTTTTTTCCCTCTTAATGCTGATGATGTTGGTATCGATAGTAATGATGGCTTCCGGAGTTTTGGATAAGGACGAGCTAAAGAAAGTGGTTTCGGATAAAGCAGTAGGTGTAGTTGCCATCGAAGGGGAAATACTTAGTTCTAAGAAATTTAGAAAAAGTATCGAAGAGCGGGTTGCGGACGAAAAAATAAAGGCAATCGTTGTTCGCATTGATTCCCCAGGGGGAGCTGTTGGAGCGTCTGAAGAAATCTATCGAGCTATCCTCAAGGCACGAGAGAAAAAACCAGTGGTGTGTTCTTTGGGAAATATCGCTGCATCGGGCGGGCTTTATGCTGCGGTCGGTTGTGAAAAAATCATCACTAATGAAAGCACGCTGAGTGGGTCTATCGGCGTCGTTCTAATGATTCCCAATTTCTCTGATGTCATGAAAGATCTCGGCATTGGAATGACGGTAATTAAGAGCGGTAAATATAAGGATTCAGGTTCGCCGTTTCGTGCAGTTAGCCCAGATGATGCAAAAGTGCTCCAGTCTACAGTGGACGAGGCATACGAGCAGTTTGTGGCAGTAGTTGCAAAGGCTCGCAACTTGTCAGTTAAAGAGGTCGAAAAATTTGCCGATGGAAGGATTATTTTGGGGCAAACTGCTGTAGAGCTAAAGTTAGCTGATAGTATTGGTAGTCTTAACGATGCTGCTAAAATTGCGCTTGAATTATCCGGAGGCGAAGGCGAGCCGGAGATTATAATGCCGGAAGCAAAGAAGGGTTTGCGCGCCTTACTCGATGATCTCGCAAAGTCAAAACTGTGGTTTCTACTTAACTCGCTAGATGGAGTTCACCTATTATACAGGGCCTTTATCTAG
- a CDS encoding glycosyltransferase, with product MKLLWISHFLLYPETGFGALERSRNLLCQLAKHHEIYLVSYYRRNKDLRRGVSLESARRDLEKYCKKIVLLAHVPSENLFAKGLKVLQSLVGNLPYSALIYRSSALEAAVLDILEAVDSIDLVHVDTIGLAENILGKINAPKALTHHNAESAMMRRRATRDGNGVRKLFLFLEALKLEHYERKHMIRYDLNVCVSELDKESLVKCNPSVPIEVIENGVDCSHYRREHIGGNMEQLVFMGSLDWYPNRDAMLFFCMEVWPILSAKHGALTLTIIGKNCPPKLAKLVAKCDRITLAGYLEDVRPVLKGASIFICPIRDGGGTRLKLLSAMAYGIPIVSTSIGCEGLEVEHEKHLLIADAPEEFCVQVGRLLKQPELRKALSENAFSLVQQKYSYDVIGKKITTLYENLVSGAYRETPV from the coding sequence ATGAAGTTGCTATGGATTTCGCATTTCCTGTTGTATCCAGAGACCGGTTTTGGCGCTTTGGAGCGCAGCAGGAATTTGCTTTGCCAGTTAGCAAAGCATCACGAAATATATCTAGTGTCGTACTATCGCAGAAACAAGGATTTACGTCGCGGCGTTTCTCTTGAATCAGCGCGACGGGACTTAGAGAAGTATTGCAAAAAAATCGTTCTTCTCGCCCACGTCCCGAGCGAAAATTTATTTGCGAAGGGGCTAAAGGTGTTGCAGAGCCTGGTTGGAAATTTGCCATATTCGGCTCTTATTTACCGCTCTAGCGCGCTTGAGGCTGCTGTGTTGGATATTTTAGAGGCAGTCGACAGTATCGATCTCGTTCACGTAGATACAATTGGTTTAGCTGAGAATATATTGGGTAAAATTAATGCGCCAAAGGCACTTACGCACCACAACGCAGAATCGGCTATGATGAGGCGTCGAGCTACGCGCGATGGCAATGGAGTAAGAAAACTTTTTTTATTTTTAGAAGCCTTAAAGTTGGAGCACTACGAACGCAAGCACATGATTCGATACGACCTAAACGTTTGCGTGTCGGAATTAGACAAGGAAAGTCTTGTGAAGTGCAATCCCTCAGTGCCGATTGAAGTTATAGAAAATGGGGTCGATTGTTCCCATTATCGCCGCGAACATATTGGTGGAAATATGGAACAACTGGTATTCATGGGCTCACTAGATTGGTACCCAAATCGCGACGCGATGTTGTTTTTTTGTATGGAGGTTTGGCCAATCCTGAGCGCCAAGCATGGCGCTTTGACTCTAACGATTATAGGGAAAAATTGTCCTCCGAAACTAGCGAAACTTGTTGCTAAATGTGATAGGATAACTCTAGCTGGTTATTTAGAAGATGTTAGGCCAGTTCTAAAAGGTGCCAGCATCTTTATCTGCCCTATTCGAGACGGCGGGGGTACGCGCCTAAAACTTCTCAGTGCAATGGCTTATGGGATACCTATAGTGTCTACTTCCATAGGTTGTGAGGGGCTCGAGGTAGAGCACGAAAAACATTTACTGATTGCCGATGCGCCAGAAGAGTTTTGTGTTCAAGTTGGACGTCTGTTAAAGCAGCCTGAACTAAGGAAAGCTTTAAGTGAAAATGCTTTCAGCTTAGTGCAACAAAAGTATTCTTATGATGTAATTGGCAAGAAAATAACTACTCTTTACGAAAATTTGGTCTCGGGTGCGTATCGGGAAACACCGGTTTAA
- the hemN gene encoding oxygen-independent coproporphyrinogen III oxidase, which yields MSNANLGNSTSDFSALSSRELVYLVEKYSVSGPRYTSYPTAVEFSSALSIEEWQEAIKTAANQSSATVGGNLLSLYFHIPFCQSLCYYCACNKIVPKDRSLVGPYLAAMSREIRAYAKMFGSETTVKQIHWGGGTPNYLTPSEIRDIHDACVQAYPNIAGDAEVSIEVDPRTLSDAHLSALVGAGFNRISLGVQDFNPAVQEAVNRVQSFELTRNLCNAARDAGFGGVNIDLIYGLPKQTVRSFIDTIDKIIEIKPDRIALYGYAHVQWLQKVQKTLERSALPQPSERIAIFVESIKRLIDYGYCYIGMDHFALPNDSLYIALRDGFLMRNFMGYTAHKGAHVIGHGMSSISSLAGAYWQNVKEINRYELEISRDRFPVERGLIKSPEDCMRGEIIQDIFCQGQVDISSFENRWKMDFWSTFSEPLIHLKGMEQDGLLSIDSQTMRLSSIGRLFMRNVAMTFDAYLNQHRTRQTPVFSQTV from the coding sequence ATGTCCAACGCAAATCTCGGAAACTCTACAAGTGACTTTTCGGCGCTTTCATCGCGGGAGTTGGTTTATCTAGTGGAGAAGTATTCCGTTTCTGGCCCTCGCTATACGAGTTATCCAACAGCGGTGGAGTTTAGCTCGGCGCTATCTATTGAGGAGTGGCAAGAGGCAATTAAAACCGCCGCCAATCAGTCTAGCGCTACAGTAGGGGGGAATTTACTTTCGCTTTATTTTCACATTCCGTTTTGTCAGTCGCTTTGTTACTACTGTGCGTGTAACAAGATAGTTCCTAAAGATAGGTCCTTGGTCGGTCCCTATTTGGCCGCAATGAGTCGCGAAATTCGGGCGTACGCTAAAATGTTTGGTTCCGAGACAACTGTTAAGCAGATTCACTGGGGTGGGGGAACGCCTAATTATCTAACTCCTAGCGAAATTCGAGATATACATGACGCATGCGTACAAGCCTATCCCAATATAGCAGGAGATGCCGAGGTGTCGATTGAAGTTGACCCAAGAACTCTTTCTGATGCGCACTTGAGTGCACTAGTCGGAGCTGGATTTAATCGAATTAGCCTTGGCGTGCAGGATTTTAATCCGGCTGTGCAGGAAGCTGTTAACAGAGTTCAGTCTTTTGAGCTCACCCGCAATTTGTGCAATGCTGCGCGTGACGCCGGCTTTGGTGGCGTTAATATCGACCTAATATATGGCTTGCCCAAGCAGACTGTTAGGAGTTTTATCGATACTATTGATAAAATTATCGAGATTAAGCCGGATAGGATTGCGCTTTATGGCTATGCGCATGTTCAGTGGTTGCAGAAGGTTCAAAAGACATTAGAGCGCTCTGCTTTGCCGCAGCCTTCGGAACGCATAGCGATTTTCGTTGAGTCGATTAAGCGCTTAATTGATTACGGCTATTGTTATATTGGCATGGATCATTTCGCCCTGCCTAATGATTCTCTTTATATTGCGTTGCGAGATGGATTTCTGATGCGTAACTTCATGGGGTACACGGCACATAAAGGGGCGCATGTCATAGGGCATGGCATGAGTTCAATATCTAGTTTGGCGGGTGCGTATTGGCAGAATGTTAAGGAAATAAACCGCTATGAACTTGAAATATCAAGGGATCGCTTTCCAGTTGAGCGAGGGCTTATTAAATCGCCTGAAGATTGCATGCGCGGAGAAATTATTCAGGACATTTTTTGTCAGGGGCAAGTTGACATATCGTCATTTGAGAATCGTTGGAAAATGGACTTTTGGTCGACGTTTAGCGAGCCACTAATACACCTAAAAGGCATGGAGCAAGACGGCCTTTTAAGTATAGACTCCCAAACAATGCGCCTGTCGTCCATTGGTCGCCTCTTTATGAGAAACGTAGCTATGACTTTTGACGCCTATCTAAACCAACACCGCACCCGCCAAACTCCAGTTTTTTCACAGACAGTGTAG
- a CDS encoding ATPase — MQNPYYDSHHDPYHARQKYTDGAYCEDCEAVVEKGSFRWAAVEAKHVGQAVKCPACQRIQENMAGGVVFLEGAFLKEHIVEIRNLISNVENVEKSEHPLERIIDLEEKQDSLLVRTTYEHLARRIGEAVHRAYKGELQISYAEDEKYVDVRWIRN, encoded by the coding sequence CTGCAAAATCCGTACTATGATTCCCATCACGATCCATATCATGCAAGGCAAAAATATACAGACGGTGCGTATTGCGAAGACTGTGAGGCTGTAGTGGAAAAAGGCTCATTTCGTTGGGCCGCAGTAGAGGCGAAGCATGTGGGCCAGGCAGTCAAGTGCCCTGCTTGTCAGCGGATCCAGGAAAACATGGCCGGTGGAGTAGTTTTCCTGGAAGGTGCGTTTTTAAAAGAGCATATAGTTGAAATAAGAAATCTAATATCGAATGTGGAGAACGTTGAGAAGAGCGAGCATCCGCTGGAGCGTATAATCGATTTGGAGGAAAAACAAGATAGTTTATTGGTCCGAACTACGTACGAGCATCTCGCTAGAAGAATTGGCGAGGCGGTTCACAGAGCCTATAAGGGGGAACTACAGATTTCTTACGCGGAGGATGAAAAATACGTGGACGTGCGCTGGATTAGGAATTAA
- the pckA gene encoding phosphoenolpyruvate carboxykinase (ATP) codes for MKEQTIKKHNNYEMLSDIGINTSGEVYLNLDADTLIQHAVSMEGAALSDTGALVCLTGQHTGRSPNDKFIVEDAKTRDMVDWGKVNKPMTPEHFARLRADQAEYLADKNLYVGYAYAGAQDEYRVPISVINETAWANLFCKQLFRRLEASEIGQHAAEFTIVHSPNFEADPQKHGTNSSAFIVVNFSEGLILIGGTNYAGEMKKSIFSVLNFVYPQRGVLPMHCSANISKVDPSRTALFFGLSGTGKTTLSSDTTRQLIGDDEHGWSTEGIFNFEGGCYAKCVTLSKENEPQIWNAIRRGAILENVVIDPKTKIPDYHDVSLTENTRAAYPIEHIDEAILKGTGNHPEHIVFLTCDAFGVMPPISKLTPEQAMYHFLSGYTAKVAGTEKGMGNSPQATFSTCFGSPFLPLKPTVYAEMLGRRIAEHNSQCWLVNTGWIGGGVGVGNRISLKYTRAMVQAALNGELNGVEVVIDEIFGLSIPASIQNIPGNVLRPWEMWKDLGEYKKVAMDLAKRFVDNFARFEAYMPELHKAGPRI; via the coding sequence ATGAAAGAACAAACAATAAAAAAACACAATAATTACGAAATGTTAAGTGATATAGGAATAAACACATCCGGGGAAGTTTATCTTAACCTAGATGCCGATACGTTAATTCAGCACGCCGTCTCTATGGAAGGTGCTGCGCTTTCGGATACTGGCGCCTTAGTTTGTTTAACTGGGCAACATACCGGGCGGTCGCCAAATGATAAGTTTATAGTAGAAGATGCCAAGACGCGAGACATGGTCGATTGGGGCAAGGTGAACAAACCCATGACACCGGAGCATTTTGCACGCCTCCGTGCCGACCAAGCGGAATACCTGGCCGACAAGAACCTATACGTTGGTTACGCGTATGCGGGCGCTCAAGACGAATATAGAGTTCCAATAAGCGTTATTAACGAGACAGCCTGGGCTAATCTCTTTTGCAAGCAGCTTTTTCGTAGACTTGAGGCAAGCGAGATTGGGCAGCACGCGGCAGAGTTTACGATAGTTCACTCGCCTAACTTTGAAGCAGATCCACAGAAGCATGGCACTAACTCTTCTGCCTTTATCGTGGTCAATTTTTCCGAAGGATTAATTCTTATCGGTGGAACGAACTACGCAGGCGAAATGAAGAAATCTATATTTTCAGTTCTCAACTTTGTTTATCCGCAGCGTGGAGTTCTCCCGATGCACTGCTCGGCAAACATAAGCAAAGTCGATCCATCGCGCACGGCTCTGTTTTTCGGCCTGTCAGGCACTGGCAAAACCACCCTCTCCTCAGATACTACGCGACAACTGATTGGCGATGACGAGCATGGTTGGTCAACCGAAGGCATTTTTAACTTCGAAGGAGGTTGTTATGCCAAGTGCGTGACTTTATCGAAGGAAAATGAGCCTCAGATCTGGAATGCGATAAGACGAGGAGCAATTTTGGAAAACGTGGTTATCGATCCCAAGACCAAGATTCCAGACTACCACGACGTTTCGCTGACTGAAAATACGCGCGCGGCTTACCCAATTGAGCACATAGACGAGGCGATTCTAAAGGGAACTGGAAATCACCCAGAACACATAGTCTTTTTGACATGTGATGCGTTTGGAGTTATGCCCCCAATTTCCAAATTGACGCCTGAGCAGGCAATGTACCACTTTTTGAGCGGGTACACTGCAAAAGTGGCTGGGACAGAGAAAGGAATGGGCAATTCGCCACAGGCAACTTTTAGCACTTGTTTTGGTTCTCCCTTCCTACCACTGAAACCGACCGTTTATGCAGAAATGTTAGGCAGAAGAATTGCGGAACACAATTCTCAGTGTTGGTTAGTAAATACTGGTTGGATTGGTGGAGGTGTTGGAGTTGGCAATCGCATCAGCCTCAAGTACACTCGAGCGATGGTGCAAGCGGCGTTAAATGGAGAGTTAAACGGCGTGGAAGTGGTTATCGACGAAATATTTGGGCTCTCTATTCCTGCAAGCATTCAAAACATACCAGGCAATGTTTTGAGACCATGGGAAATGTGGAAGGATTTAGGCGAGTACAAAAAGGTTGCAATGGACTTGGCAAAGAGGTTTGTCGACAATTTTGCCAGATTCGAAGCTTACATGCCCGAACTGCACAAAGCCGGACCGCGAATTTAA
- a CDS encoding translation initiation factor IF-3, with amino-acid sequence MRDRYVRGEAAKGASKHAINEEIKASEVRLIGVQGEQLGVLRTDAALRMATDAGVDLVEVAPEAKPPVCKLLDYGKLKYREQKKQAEAKKHGASQQIKEIRVRYSTDDHDLETKIRSAKKFIASGDRVKFQMRFRGRERSYRDLGEQTFDKIATLMSDVAAVEQRLPLLGNTMSIIFVAGKPGTK; translated from the coding sequence ATGCGAGATCGCTACGTTCGGGGTGAGGCAGCAAAAGGTGCAAGTAAGCACGCGATAAACGAAGAGATAAAGGCCAGCGAGGTTAGACTTATTGGCGTTCAAGGCGAGCAGTTAGGCGTTTTGAGAACTGACGCCGCTCTGCGCATGGCTACTGATGCAGGTGTGGATTTGGTGGAGGTCGCGCCGGAAGCAAAACCGCCTGTCTGCAAACTGTTAGATTATGGCAAACTAAAATATCGCGAGCAAAAAAAACAAGCCGAAGCTAAAAAACATGGAGCTTCCCAACAAATAAAAGAAATTCGAGTGCGCTACAGCACCGATGACCACGATTTAGAAACTAAGATTCGCAGCGCAAAGAAATTCATAGCTTCGGGCGATCGAGTGAAATTTCAGATGCGCTTTCGCGGTCGTGAGCGTTCGTATCGCGATTTGGGCGAGCAGACATTTGATAAGATTGCCACCCTAATGTCCGATGTCGCGGCAGTAGAACAAAGACTTCCGCTCCTAGGCAACACAATGTCGATAATCTTCGTGGCGGGCAAGCCAGGAACTAAGTAG